In Pajaroellobacter abortibovis, the following are encoded in one genomic region:
- a CDS encoding M1 family aminopeptidase, which yields MSFFSRLHAHCGAGFLSSYDSGDSRKESCGDNPPSFAFAHTLRQFERDRPFLVSHLKLTLVLAIEERAVVGTAALHIQRVDAAATEIALDAVEFEVEQVAVEGRPALFRYDRRLLVISIPLAVNECTITISYRTVPRRGLYFLAPDSNFPHRPRQVWTQCQEEDARYWFPAVDKPHVKMKTELTVLVPHGWFALSNGELVLKETPSDQGSRWKYRWRMERPHPSYLVTLVAGEYAELKESDAILPMSYFVPLGKEEDGWRTFKNTYRMLQLFEKLTGVKYPWAQYAQIVVADFLFGGMENTSATTLYEHVLVDDRAALDISSDSLIAHELAHQWFGNYVTCRDWPEGWLNEGFATYMEHVWRAADQGKDEYDYGLKIDLDAYLEEAASRYRRPLVCQEYDSPLDLFDRHLYEKGGLVLHLLCNYLGPVQFWKGIHLYLTKHAYDLVETRDLMRDLEEVSGRSLAFFFDQWVYRAGHPQLHLELQWNNGFLTLNVCQKQLSPSSSPSSFPPSSSLPHALPFRFPLICEIGFVAKDTSRKKIEVTQAMEQFVLPCPERPSFVVVDPDMDIIAEVELRIPSDMLCNQLQHAPSARGRWIAATALGTWEDRMVLATLADCLAREEEFWGVRVECANALAKFRTLNSFAILHQAVKTGHPKVRRGIVAALGQFRTEQAYQAILPYALQDTSYLVEAAALQSLGKTRQRGAFEHLVQALARPSWGDVISVGAIQGLAALRDPQAIQPLLERVQGSYSSKIKNAAMAALAALTVEQHVREVIEEQLENRCPSVRGGAAHALKGMGERKAMAALSDRLEREPDARAKRSMREALRALGQEQQGAVQQLQEQVEKLEMEHAAMKSRLIQLEARFAEAGSSPAVLKVGQHVSGEDR from the coding sequence ATGTCTTTTTTTTCTCGCCTTCATGCACACTGTGGTGCTGGCTTTCTTTCTTCTTATGATTCTGGTGATTCTAGGAAAGAGTCGTGTGGAGATAATCCCCCTTCGTTTGCCTTTGCTCATACGCTGCGGCAATTTGAACGAGATCGCCCCTTTTTGGTGTCTCACCTGAAGCTCACACTGGTATTGGCAATAGAAGAGCGAGCCGTTGTAGGAACTGCAGCATTGCACATTCAGCGTGTCGATGCTGCAGCAACCGAAATTGCGCTGGATGCTGTGGAGTTTGAGGTGGAGCAAGTTGCTGTTGAAGGCCGACCTGCTTTGTTTCGATATGACAGGCGTCTCCTTGTGATTTCCATCCCGCTCGCTGTTAATGAATGCACGATTACGATCTCTTATCGCACAGTGCCTCGACGTGGACTCTATTTCTTAGCACCCGATAGCAATTTCCCGCATCGTCCTAGACAGGTGTGGACTCAGTGTCAGGAAGAGGATGCTCGTTATTGGTTCCCTGCGGTGGATAAACCGCATGTCAAAATGAAGACCGAGCTGACAGTTCTTGTTCCTCATGGTTGGTTTGCTCTTTCGAATGGGGAGCTTGTCCTCAAGGAAACCCCTTCTGATCAAGGGAGTCGATGGAAGTACAGATGGAGGATGGAGCGCCCTCACCCCAGTTATCTTGTTACATTGGTTGCGGGTGAATATGCTGAGCTCAAAGAATCCGATGCGATCTTGCCGATGTCTTATTTTGTCCCTCTTGGAAAAGAAGAAGATGGATGGCGAACCTTTAAAAATACGTATCGCATGCTCCAGTTGTTTGAGAAGCTCACGGGGGTCAAGTACCCATGGGCTCAGTACGCCCAGATCGTCGTTGCTGACTTTTTATTTGGGGGGATGGAGAATACGTCTGCTACTACGCTCTACGAGCACGTGTTGGTGGATGACCGCGCTGCGCTAGATATTTCCTCGGACAGTCTGATCGCCCATGAGTTGGCACATCAGTGGTTCGGCAACTATGTTACTTGTCGAGATTGGCCGGAGGGGTGGCTCAATGAGGGCTTTGCGACCTACATGGAGCATGTGTGGCGTGCAGCCGATCAAGGGAAAGATGAGTATGATTATGGGCTCAAGATCGATCTGGACGCTTATTTAGAAGAAGCGGCAAGCCGTTATCGTCGTCCTCTTGTGTGTCAGGAATATGATAGCCCTCTCGATCTTTTCGATCGTCACCTGTATGAAAAAGGTGGGCTTGTCCTACACCTTCTATGCAACTACCTTGGACCTGTGCAGTTCTGGAAAGGAATCCATCTCTATCTCACCAAGCATGCATATGATCTTGTGGAAACACGGGATCTAATGCGCGATTTGGAAGAAGTGAGCGGTAGAAGTCTCGCTTTCTTCTTTGATCAGTGGGTGTATCGAGCAGGTCATCCTCAACTTCATCTGGAGCTGCAGTGGAACAATGGCTTTCTGACCCTTAACGTCTGCCAGAAGCAATTGTCTCCGTCCTCTTCCCCCTCTAGTTTCCCCCCTTCCTCTTCTCTGCCACATGCCCTCCCATTTCGATTCCCTTTGATCTGCGAGATCGGGTTTGTTGCCAAAGATACTTCTCGAAAAAAAATAGAGGTAACACAGGCGATGGAGCAATTTGTTTTACCCTGTCCTGAACGGCCTTCTTTCGTCGTTGTCGATCCTGACATGGACATCATTGCAGAGGTTGAACTCAGAATTCCGTCCGATATGCTTTGTAATCAATTGCAGCATGCCCCTTCTGCTAGGGGTCGTTGGATTGCTGCAACTGCTCTGGGTACATGGGAAGATCGTATGGTCTTAGCCACCCTTGCGGATTGTTTAGCGAGAGAGGAAGAATTTTGGGGGGTTCGTGTGGAATGTGCAAATGCGCTTGCCAAGTTTCGCACTCTCAATTCTTTTGCCATCCTTCATCAAGCTGTCAAAACGGGTCACCCGAAAGTGCGTAGAGGGATTGTGGCTGCTCTTGGCCAATTTCGGACGGAACAAGCATATCAGGCTATCCTGCCTTATGCGTTGCAAGACACAAGTTATCTTGTTGAAGCAGCAGCGCTCCAGTCGTTGGGGAAAACTAGACAGCGAGGGGCTTTCGAGCATCTGGTGCAGGCATTGGCGCGTCCGTCGTGGGGGGACGTGATCAGCGTAGGTGCGATTCAGGGGCTTGCTGCATTGCGGGATCCACAAGCGATTCAACCTCTTTTGGAGAGAGTCCAAGGTAGTTATTCCAGTAAGATCAAAAATGCGGCAATGGCTGCGTTAGCCGCATTGACTGTAGAACAGCATGTCCGAGAGGTGATTGAAGAGCAGCTTGAAAATCGATGCCCTTCCGTGAGGGGAGGTGCTGCGCATGCCTTGAAAGGAATGGGGGAACGGAAAGCGATGGCTGCGTTAAGCGATCGCCTCGAGAGAGAACCCGATGCGCGCGCTAAGCGCTCGATGCGTGAGGCTCTTCGCGCGCTTGGTCAAGAACAGCAGGGGGCAGTGCAACAGTTACAGGAGCAGGTAGAGAAATTGGAAATGGAGCATGCCGCCATGAAATCGCGTCTTATTCAATTGGAAGCCCGCTTCGCTGAAGCAGGATCGTCTCCTGCTGTTCTCAAGGTAGGTCAGCATGTTTCTGGTGAGGATCGATGA
- a CDS encoding YcbK family protein, with translation MIHAMRVATGEEMRIKLVGNGGKIKPDVLKAFGHLMRSFPNRVHAIHPRLISLLTRISDRFHGHRIEIISGFRPFSPTQYTPHSKHNAGHAIDFRVAGIPNEILRDYCKSFHNVGVGYYPNSVFVHLDVRPTSAFWIDYSHPGEPPRYHHTEKAPKSNETATDLEEAGSLANTIPPSQNPLDINHKIDSQAGFVPIPSATMTLPSPSLSPSSNNKLNFRPSSAFAPTHLTLNFSSEYE, from the coding sequence GTGATTCACGCGATGCGGGTCGCTACAGGTGAAGAGATGCGAATCAAGTTAGTCGGAAATGGAGGGAAAATAAAGCCCGACGTGCTCAAAGCGTTTGGTCATTTAATGCGTTCTTTCCCCAACCGCGTCCATGCAATCCATCCACGCTTGATTAGTCTGCTGACCCGCATATCCGACCGCTTTCACGGCCACAGGATTGAAATTATCAGCGGATTTCGCCCCTTTTCTCCAACTCAATACACTCCCCATTCGAAACACAATGCAGGACACGCGATCGACTTCCGAGTGGCAGGTATCCCCAATGAAATATTGCGAGACTATTGTAAAAGCTTTCACAATGTAGGAGTCGGGTACTATCCTAACAGTGTTTTTGTGCACTTGGATGTACGCCCGACATCCGCTTTTTGGATAGATTACTCGCACCCTGGAGAACCTCCCCGCTACCACCACACAGAGAAAGCGCCTAAATCAAATGAAACCGCAACCGACTTAGAGGAAGCGGGCTCCTTAGCAAATACCATCCCCCCTTCTCAGAATCCTCTGGACATCAATCATAAAATAGATTCACAAGCGGGCTTCGTTCCTATCCCTTCAGCGACCATGACCCTCCCTTCCCCTTCTCTCTCACCGTCCTCAAACAATAAATTGAACTTTAGGCCATCCTCTGCTTTTGCCCCAACCCACCTCACTTTAAACTTCTCTTCAGAGTATGAATAG
- a CDS encoding 3-oxoacyl-[acyl-carrier-protein] synthase III C-terminal domain-containing protein — translation MGCLVAASSTIPIALCRSQNRSWEDMRVMLVGFGVGYLWSATLVR, via the coding sequence GTGGGGTGCTTGGTTGCGGCTTCCTCTACGATCCCAATTGCGCTTTGCAGATCACAAAATAGGTCGTGGGAGGATATGCGAGTAATGCTGGTTGGGTTTGGAGTGGGGTATTTGTGGAGTGCTACATTGGTGAGATGA
- a CDS encoding 3-oxoacyl-ACP synthase III family protein yields MSVSHVNNVGIRGIATAVPSHKVSWREAEAIFGEDAARIAEYIGVKKRCVVKNENICASDLCWEAADRLIKELNWERDSVDILVMVTQSPDYVLPATSCILQQRLALSRACAAFDVNLGCSGYVYGLWLASHLLSSGAGGRALVLAGDTSSRGVSPLDRATAMLFGDAGTATGLERVSVASPITFKIGTDGSGAQYLMIPAGGFRKPHSPETSIRRKYDKRNFRSEEDLFMDGAEVFSFMQRTVPPLVCELLEISGLSKDDVDAFVMHQSNQFALNYLSKRLKLSEGKNVIAMEQFGNTSSASIPLAITHALRKRLCEDSMRLMLVGFGVGWSWGACLLECGPIVIPEIIEVNSIAKQENTA; encoded by the coding sequence ATGAGTGTAAGCCACGTAAATAATGTGGGAATTCGAGGTATTGCTACTGCAGTGCCTTCTCATAAAGTGTCTTGGAGGGAAGCAGAGGCGATCTTTGGAGAGGATGCTGCTCGAATTGCTGAATACATTGGGGTAAAAAAACGTTGTGTTGTTAAAAATGAGAATATATGTGCTTCCGATCTTTGTTGGGAAGCTGCAGATAGGCTTATTAAAGAGCTTAATTGGGAACGAGATTCTGTTGATATCCTCGTTATGGTGACACAATCGCCTGATTACGTATTACCTGCTACAAGTTGTATTCTTCAACAGCGCTTGGCTCTATCACGAGCCTGTGCTGCGTTTGATGTGAATTTAGGTTGTTCTGGATACGTATATGGCTTATGGCTCGCTTCTCATTTGCTGTCTAGCGGCGCTGGAGGTCGTGCTCTTGTTCTTGCTGGTGACACTTCGTCTCGGGGAGTGTCTCCTTTAGACCGCGCGACAGCTATGCTGTTTGGTGATGCGGGTACAGCGACTGGACTCGAGCGTGTTAGTGTCGCATCGCCTATCACCTTTAAGATAGGAACTGATGGTAGTGGAGCGCAATATTTAATGATACCAGCAGGGGGTTTTCGTAAACCTCATTCTCCTGAAACATCGATCAGACGAAAGTACGATAAGAGAAATTTTCGAAGTGAGGAAGACCTATTTATGGATGGTGCAGAGGTCTTTTCATTTATGCAGCGTACGGTGCCTCCTCTTGTTTGTGAACTTCTTGAAATAAGTGGACTATCCAAGGACGATGTGGATGCGTTTGTAATGCATCAATCAAATCAGTTTGCGTTGAATTATTTATCGAAAAGGCTCAAGCTATCTGAAGGCAAGAACGTTATTGCAATGGAACAATTCGGGAATACAAGTTCAGCATCGATTCCGCTTGCTATAACTCATGCGCTGAGAAAACGTCTTTGTGAAGATTCCATGCGCCTTATGCTCGTTGGGTTTGGAGTAGGTTGGTCTTGGGGTGCATGCTTGCTCGAGTGTGGTCCAATCGTAATTCCAGAAATCATAGAAGTAAATAGCATTGCGAAACAAGAAAATACTGCTTGA
- a CDS encoding acyl carrier protein — MKKEEFLKVLEKILNLDKQHLSGDERLDEINWDSLSVVRFLAMCDDELGVQLRAREVSLCKSVSDLMELLSVSE, encoded by the coding sequence GTGAAAAAGGAAGAATTTCTTAAAGTGCTTGAGAAAATTCTGAATTTGGATAAGCAACATCTCTCTGGCGATGAGAGACTAGATGAGATTAATTGGGATTCTCTTAGCGTAGTCCGCTTTCTTGCTATGTGTGATGATGAATTGGGTGTTCAGTTGAGAGCGAGGGAAGTTAGCTTATGTAAATCTGTGAGCGATTTAATGGAGTTGCTTTCTGTTTCTGAATAA
- a CDS encoding acetyltransferase produces MKRLIIVGAGGFGRTLLDWVKRVPNFQYKWPFIGFIDDNPKALEAYNYPHSVVGSPTTYHVTSEDEFLLAIAEPKAKLNVVEALVGKGAKFISFCHPQQQNLSGNIKLGYGTCFGFAVSIGCDTEVADWVHVDSYAHIGHDVTIGSGTTVSAHCNVLGRVKIGKGVFLGAGAIVLPSVSIGDFARVGAGSVVVRPVLANQTVFSPPAKLLC; encoded by the coding sequence ATGAAACGTCTGATTATTGTGGGGGCAGGAGGCTTTGGTCGTACTTTATTAGATTGGGTAAAGCGTGTTCCTAATTTTCAATATAAATGGCCCTTTATCGGATTTATTGATGATAATCCTAAAGCACTTGAAGCATATAATTATCCCCATTCAGTAGTTGGATCTCCAACAACATATCATGTTACTTCTGAGGATGAGTTTTTACTCGCTATTGCTGAACCCAAAGCTAAGCTAAATGTTGTAGAAGCTCTTGTAGGTAAAGGTGCAAAATTTATATCTTTTTGTCACCCTCAACAGCAAAACTTGTCAGGTAACATTAAATTGGGGTATGGAACTTGTTTTGGATTTGCTGTAAGCATTGGTTGCGATACTGAAGTTGCTGATTGGGTTCATGTTGACTCTTATGCACATATTGGGCATGATGTGACAATCGGCAGTGGGACTACAGTAAGTGCTCACTGTAATGTATTAGGGAGGGTTAAAATAGGAAAAGGTGTTTTTTTGGGAGCGGGAGCTATTGTGCTGCCGAGTGTTTCTATCGGTGATTTTGCTCGTGTTGGTGCAGGGAGTGTGGTTGTCCGACCAGTACTAGCTAATCAGACGGTATTTTCTCCTCCGGCGAAATTATTATGTTGA